A single genomic interval of Octopus bimaculoides isolate UCB-OBI-ISO-001 chromosome 22, ASM119413v2, whole genome shotgun sequence harbors:
- the LOC128250558 gene encoding uncharacterized protein LOC128250558 isoform X2: MVDLKKTSVEVTRKMEKTEYRAVIKYLHLTPSEIHEDMVRTITDNAPSYATVSTAVTETASDLSVLYSHRESIVLITLRIKLFDSPLDLRSPPSPKSQ, encoded by the exons atggttg atttaaaaaaaacaagtgttgaggttacaaggaaaatggagaaaactgagtatcgtgctgtcataaagtaccttcatttgactccatcagaaatccatgaagatatggtgagaaccataacagacaatgctccttcatatgcaacagtctCAACCGCTGTTACAGAGACTGCTTCGGACCTCTCCGTCCTTTATTCCCACCGAGAAAGTATTGTATTGATTACCCTTCGGATCAAGCTTTTCGATTCGCCCTTGGACCTCAGATCCCCACCTTCACCAAAAAGCCAATAA
- the LOC128250558 gene encoding uncharacterized protein LOC128250558 isoform X1, producing MSMVKFANLKKTSVEVTRKMEKTEYRAVIKYLHLTPSEIHEDMVRTITDNAPSYATVSTAVTETASDLSVLYSHRESIVLITLRIKLFDSPLDLRSPPSPKSQ from the coding sequence atttaaaaaaaacaagtgttgaggttacaaggaaaatggagaaaactgagtatcgtgctgtcataaagtaccttcatttgactccatcagaaatccatgaagatatggtgagaaccataacagacaatgctccttcatatgcaacagtctCAACCGCTGTTACAGAGACTGCTTCGGACCTCTCCGTCCTTTATTCCCACCGAGAAAGTATTGTATTGATTACCCTTCGGATCAAGCTTTTCGATTCGCCCTTGGACCTCAGATCCCCACCTTCACCAAAAAGCCAATAA